Genomic segment of Arachis hypogaea cultivar Tifrunner chromosome 16, arahy.Tifrunner.gnm2.J5K5, whole genome shotgun sequence:
GAGAGATAGTGAAATCCAAGAGGGTAGTGTTCTCGAAGCTGAAGTTGAGATGTTCAAGAAGTTTTAAGAGACAAGTGAGTGATTTGTATATTTATCCAAAAGTTTTATTTGTTTTGGGCAttgattttatatgttattttgaaCTTTGCATTTGGCCTTTATGTTAAAAGCTTTTTATCTTGATCATTGGTTAGGAaatctattttgtttttttattggtGCCTTTTATATTAACCAGGTGGACCTTTCATAAGTTCCCTAttctattttagttaattttcaatatttttatgtgtatttattaTTTGTTACCATTTTGGATTTTTATGTTCTCCTCCATTATGGGGCTGGCAATGTTCAAAGTGTTAGGAATGCTATAGTTTTAATATTAATTCTTTTATGATGTTCTTAGTATGCTTCTGATAACTTCTGCTAAGCCAACTTGATAGAGAATGTGAATTCCTAGACACAGAAGAGGATAATGAATGACAATCTTCTAATTGGGCTTCAAAAAATGAGTTGTGTTCCGGTATGGGATTTGTTTTTCCTTTCATATGAATTTATTAGATCATTGTGAaatattcttatttcttttcataTGGTGAATCCCACCCCATTAGATATTTTGCATTCCAATAAGTTTTTACAAATGGTAGTTGATCTGTTTAAAATCCTAGAaagattcttcttctccttcaatttGGTGAGCATTTCTTTCTATATGCATCTGTTACTAATGGGAGAATAACAGGTTGGTTTGGCaaggctttctttttttttttacttctctttttaaagaatataatctTTTGTCATGTTTTATGCGTGATTATATTTCTtgcattttgttattttattatatttaatagatTAGTAATTACAATCAGTTTCAAGGTGTTTAGTTTTAATTAGTTGTTGGGCCTTAGGCTGTTTAATTTGATGTGTGAGTTGTCTTAATTTACGTTAAAAATTGCCGTTCATGATATTTACGTTTATCTTTGTTATCTTTCTGATTTTTGTTCTTTGATAGCAAATCTCAACGTTGTTATTATAAACAGAATTGTTTGAAGATCAAGCAAAAGACATTGGTTAATATGGCTGTTGATAGTGGATGTTACATATATCAAAGTCCAAGCTTAAATATTCTCATGGATTATCCCAACTATAAAAAGAtgacttcattgcaatttcatgATTGGCCTAAGGTACCTTCTTTTTGGGAAAAAATTATCTTACAGGAATTTAGATACCAAGTTCACATATTTGTATGCACGGTATGCACTGTCTTTGGAGGTTTTGGTAGGTGTGTATGTCTATAGTTTggatctttcaatttttttttttgtttttcgtaaATCTGTCTATAAcataaaacaaggaaagacagtGAGAAAAGGAAAAACAATATAACGCTTGAATTTTAAAAAGGGAAGACAGtgagaaaaggaaaaataagataacacttgatttttatcttctttctGAAACTATGCTACCTTTGTTGTGGCATATACTACACAAATGTAAGTTGATGTAATATTCATGGTTGATAATATTTTTGTGTGAATAAAAGAACTTTGGTGTTGGACAACAAAATGTTCAGattttttggagaaaaaaaatagatattgACCCAAGCTGCTGATGCAAAAGTACATAGTAAGTGTTAAATATAACACTTTTTGCTTTTAAGTTTTTTGTTTCTTACTTTTTACAACTAAAACACATTCAAATatgataacttttttatttttactgaAATATATATAGACTTCTTTCAAGTACTACTTATAtcagaaaataaaatttacacAAATACTTCTATTTGAATATTAagacatgttcaatttattattcctTGGCAAATCATTGTGGTTAACATTTTGTATTatagtttttgttttttcttcgTTTAAATTGAACTTTACAGAGTGTGGTAAGTAATAGGTAGAGCAATAAGATAAATTAGGATTATCAAAGCTGAATGCAATTTTAGAATTGTACTTattaaaacactttttttttttaaatctttaagtgattgatagttggcaCATTTACAtaatagtttatatatatatatatatatgtgtgtgtgttattaaaattatgaattgaaaaaaaattatagaaatgataaaaaaatattaattcaaatataaaaaaaattaaccactccaaatattaatattaattttttaaccgaATTAAACATCAATAATATAACAAAGATTAACCACTAAATACGTGTATATATTAAGTAAATTAActctttcaataaaaaatataaatttaaatataacaaAGTAGATTAATTAGCGCGTGAGACATACACGTGATAAATTTCGATAATTTCTAttgtaatttttagtttttactcaTTTTTTTAATACAATACGTGTGTCCGATTGACATGACCAAATGATTAGTCTGaatgattattaattttttactaatgaaAAATTagaccttttttttttatatgtttgttaTGTAACAGTAAATTTGTGCTTATAAATGTACAATCGGATTCCTACCCTTGAATATAGTTTTAGCAGTATTTATCAACTATTATTAAAAAAGTtaacataaatattatatatattaatggaGTAATATTTGGGCCCGGCATAGCACGAGTTTTACAAGTAAAATGTATAAAACGGATTCCATCGTTTCACTTGTACTCATATGTTTCACCGACTAATACTAGGGTTTCACTTTTTCATTGTCCCCAAAACTCAACTCTGTCTCCGTTGTTTCTGAAATAAAATCATTGTTCTTTCTTTGATGCATCTTCCATAATTTCATCTCTTTGCGGCGGCTGCAGGCTACTTCCTCCCCATCGGTGGCTGCAAGCAGTGGTTTCAATTTTTCCCTTCTCTTTTATCTTTGTTCTGTTGTTGCTTTCTAAACTCTCATTGCATCTTCCATTTATTTTTTTgtggttcttttttatttttttttcaataaaatttgacATTGGTTGATCCAGGTTTAAATGTCTAATTTTGAGAATTTGTTGCATATCGTATAGCCTCACTGTTTCCTTTCTAACTTCGATGCTTAGTTTGCTTTcgattcttttcttgttgatgtttGCATATGATTTCTTATAACTGTAAGAtaattttggttatttttggTTAATATCTATTTATTTGTTTTAGAGTTGGTCCAATGGAGGATAGCCAGGAAATTGAGGAGCAGGTGCAGGAAGAAGTGATTTCAGACAATGGAACTGAAAAGAAGCAGGAAACTCGTGATGAGATGCTTTCGCAGCACAGGTGATGTTTTAGGCTTGTCATTTTAGTGAATCTATTTGGTTCTGCATGTTCATGTAGTAGGATCTATTTGTCATGGAATCTATAGTATTTAGTAGAAATTGCTGTAGTTCATTTCTCTTGCtaagcaagagagaagagtttatGGTGAATTTGTATTGTTTATACAGCACTGTAGCTTCAATAACCTAGTTAATGATATAAGGGACACTATATATAAGAAGAGTATCCAGGATAATGTTTCAGTAGATTAACATGTTGAACTTGAAAGTAATCATGGAATACAAACTTCACTTGTAAAGTATTCATTCTGTTGATCAAATGTATTTCAGATGGGCTTTCTAATTATTGATTAGAAGTAATATCAATGTATCTTGTAATTGGTATGTGTTGGCTTTCCCCCACAACCATCCAGATGTTCAACATAGATATAGGCATATTGTCTCCTAGTAAATGTCTGGATAAGGctgtttctttttcaaaaccttagCAAATTTCTTGACCCTCAAATGAAAGGTTTCTATAACTAAAGGCATGATTCATGGACTTCAGAGTTCATTGCGATACTTTAGCATTGTTTGTCTATATTGGTGCTGCCATTACCTTCTTTGTTTCTTCCCATTATTGTCAATTTTCTTATAAGTAAATGCAtaaactaataaattttattattttaatttcattttagcTAAGGTTTTAATTTTTCCTTTATATGCGTATGAATAAGATATCAAAGGTGTGGCCATGAGTTTTCattaggttcttcctatggattTTCAGataattatatactttttttagaaaaggatataatttcaCTAATTAAGATTATTTAGAACTACACTACTCTATAAAAATATACTTCACAACTTTTACTTATTTaatataagaataattttttaacaaaataaaatttaaagaataacttagtaattaaaatttattaaaaactaaaatgatGAACTTAGTTTAAAGAATAACTTGgacaaaataaaagtttaataactaatttaattactaagTTACTTAGAAATGTTGGATGTTAAacttttaaattagttattaaactTAGACATGTTGGATGTTAACTGGTGCATTCTAATTGGTTGCTCAAGTTCAAGTTTGTGTCAAAATGATTTTCGCTGTGCGTGACTTTCTAGGCCTGTCTGCTCTCTATGCTTGAAGATTATACCAACGCGCAGCAAGAAAGAGAGTAAGAACGTCGTAAGCTGTAGGTAAGGTCCTCTTATTGGttgaaatatttttctaattggaATCCAGACAACACTTCATTGTATCTGTCAAATTCACTTTCCAACAAATTCACTTTCCCTTCTTTGTTCATCTTTCTTTGCTTTTAACATTTTGTTTGactttttatttagtattttttttgtcttttcttttcatcattattttttgttgattttaattggttattttctgttttggttcctttttctttttcatggttgtCCCTTCCTATATTTTATGTGTTGCTCTGTgtactcttattttcttttcagttACTGCCTAAATGAACACATATATGTGTCTCCAAGCTTTTCTTAAGGTTatgtacaattttttttgttttgcacAGTGGATCCTCAAAAGTTAATGCTGTACTGGAGTTTGTTGTAAATACTCTTCAACTCTAGTTTCACTAATTTCTATCTCTcatattaatttgtttatttgataatttattgGATAAATCTTGCTCTCTTATATGATTTTCTTCGTTCAGCTGGAGTTGCAAATTTGTGGAGGAGACTTTATTTGTGTGCTAGATCCACAATGGATTTACTGGCACTATTCTAAAAGGTATGGCCTTTTTACTTATTCTCTTTGGATTCTACATTATAGATTGTGCCTTCTTCTTGATTGTTCCCCAATTTCATTGCAcatatcttaaaatttttgattGTGTTTAGATAATGAGTCTTTGTTTATGGTCTTGCTTTTGGCTATGATAACCTCAACTATTTTTTGTAACTGCCATTATGTCATGCTTATAATTCTACTGTTAATAACCATCCTTTGCCTTGTGGGTTAAATCTTCTGCTTATTGCTAATATAATCAAAGTTACTAAAGTTTATTATCATGTCAAAAGATAATCTGAGCCGCTCATTATATAGGTGTCAAATGATTAATTCAAAGTTGCCAGAGAACTTCATTAGTATTTCAATTAGGATATTAAtctgtttttagaaattaaaaattactttagAGACTTCTAAATTTTTAGATAGTTAATTTCTTTCTAATAGTGAAGACATTGATAATTGCCTATGTTATCAAGTTTTGAATGGGTTAAGAAATATGCTTATTTAAGGATCAATTTTATAAGGATCAATTTTATAAGCTGATGAAATATGCAAATTTTGTTGAATTTCTCTTGGTTTCATAATAAAGGGAAGAAAAAATACACGAGATTTTGAGTTTGGGTTCTTCTTTTGTACCATAAGTTTATTTTTATCACCGAAATAGTGATGTATAATTTTGTATTGTAACCAATATTGTGGAAAGCATCTCTTTTTTGTGATAAATTATCTAATTTAGGCATCATTGTTATGCAAAaagagaaagtgtataaatacaTCTACTATAACATGAACTGTTGGAAAATTGTTTCTACTTTGTTGGTTTGTCTTATTCTTTAAAGTTCAAGTCATGTATTCATATTTATTTAACTACTATTTTGTATCTAGAAATGTGATATAGATGTGTTCTTTAATCTTATTAAAGAGCTTTGGGACAACTGGATTAAAAATTTGTTGAGAAGATGGAAACTTTGACTTTTTCGAAAAGAAgttttttgtatttctatatgGTATTTCTCACGATAGGCAGAATTTTTTGCTTCCAAAGACTATTAAATTTTGATTCTTTATGTAttacttatttttattcatttgaaGTTTACTAATCATCATATTTGGATTTAGTTACTGGTCTGAATAATTGgtgtttaattaattttctacATCTTATCTGATCTTTACTTTTGTTTTAACATGTGATCCGTGATGGGGTTTTTGAACATTTCAAGGAACCTTCTATTAATTGCTACAGTGACAATGATGGTCTTTCTGAACATCAAGCAGCATTGATGAAAAAGGTAAGCAACGTTTTAGACTCTATCTCCCTTTTATTAATTTATGCGTGATATCCATGTATCAATATGAGTTATTCTTCTCTTCTAACTAGgatttctttgattttgtttaaaataaatatgaattcAACATTTTTTAATCGTGATCCGTTAGTAAAAGAATTTGAAATCTTTTGAGGGTGCTGGGGTTGGAAGTGTCGGATCCCGCTAGTAAGGATTGACTGGTGGCGACGAGAGGACTGGTGGTGAAGAGGGGGTGAAAGTGTTGTGGTTGGCGGTATCGGATACCACTGGTAAGGATTGACTGCGGGCGACGAGTGTGGTGAGGGTGTTGGAGTTGGCGGTGTCGTATATCACTGGTAAGGATCGATTGCGGGCGACGAGGGAGGTGAGGATGCTGGATTGACTGGGGCGACGAGGGGGGTGAGGGTGCTAGGGTTGGCTGTGTCTAGCGATGGTGGTGGTGGGGTGGCAGGGgcggtgggggtgggggtggcgtTGATGACTATGTTGGAGAGGTTGAATCATCCCCACTGTCGCCACTGCCACCATCACCGCTGCTGTCAGCACCGCCGCTTCCAGCACCGCCGCTTCCAGCAGCCTCCAGCACCGTCGCCGACGCCATTTGCGCAAGCCTCATCGCCTTTGCCGTCATTTCCGTCGCCAAAACCGTCTTCGCTGTTATCGCCGCCGACGGCATCACCACCGTCAAAGCCACGTCCAcccccatcaccaccaccacaccGCCCCTGCCCCTCAGGCCACCACCATCGCTAAACACCGCCAACCCCAGCACCTTCACCTCTTCGTCACCACCCGTCAGTCCAGCACCTTCATCCTTCTTGTCACCCGCAATCGATCCTTACCAGTGGTATTCGACACCGTCAACCCTAGCTtgggatgtcaatggggcagggcCGGGGGGGGATGTCTCCTTGCTCCTCATCCCCGCCCCATTCCCCACGGGGTCCCATTCCCCATCTacataatagttctaactaattattaatttccatatgaatagagctACAAGTATTtatcttatacaaaaactgcAATATTTTATGCAAAAAGTCTAAATGACACGATGCTGACTTCTTTCGAAATAACGCAATGGGAGGACGCAACGACGAGTCAAAGGAAAAAGCAGTGGACGAGGTGGGAGACGCGGTAAGAGAGAGTAGAATGGATACGACGGCAGAGTTACGAAAAGGAACACCGCAGATAGAAATTACGATGCGGTAAGGATGATGGCAtggtgaggtgtgacgatgcggtgagaagggGTGACGAGGGGATGGCCGCAGAGAGGTTTGGATGGAGTATGGATAGCCTTAGGGATCTCTGAATTGAAGAGgggttatgcaaataaagattaggagttttggatttctatatatgTGTGTGAGAAacgactaaaaaatatatataagaaatagactattaaagaataattaaaaaaattcataaatttcgGAAAATAGCGGGGATGGGGTGGGGATCCCTGCTCGGGTTCCGCGCTTGCTTAGGGGAAATTTTGTCTCCCATCCCATCCCCACGGGGAAAAATTTTCCACAATCGGATCCCCATTAAGGGCAGTCCCCGCAGGGATACCCGCGTCTCGGAGAATTTTGTCATCCCTAACCCAAGCACCCTTATTCCCCTTGTCGCCAGCAATCAGTGCTTCCCAGCGGAATCTTTCACCGCCAACCCCAGCACCTTCAGCACCCTCGTCGCCACCAGTCAGTCTAGCACCTTTACCCCCTCGTCGCCACCAGTCCTTACCTACAGGATCTGACACTGCCCACCTCAGCACCCTGGTCGCCACCAGTCAGTCCAGCACCCTCACCTCCCTCGGCAACTGCAGTCGATCCTTATCCGCGGGATTCGACACCGCCAACCCCATCACCCTCCTCCTCTCGTCGCTTATTCTTTACCAATGGTATTCGACACTGCCAACTCCAGCACCTTCAACCATCTCATCATTCCTTAATAGCCAGTGATAAAGATCTTGAAACTGCTGCTTAGATGGAAGCTAATGGTGAAAATTCACCATCATGATGGCAACATCTAATTTCGGTTGTCCTTCCTTTTCTGTAAGTTTGTTCATTTTGGgctatgattttaaaaattttttacttttaagtaCTTTTGTTATTtggtattgttattattttatattttaagttaattagtTTGGTCAtgtattgtttaaaaattttaaaaataagaatcgaaaaatatttattgattattaatcgttatgttaaatttttttatattaaaaaaagatgtttttaattgtattttttattcaaaattatcaaagaaatattaaaaaaatatttagaataattaaaaaatattaaatctaattttgtaattatcttattaaaaaattatttgaaataaaaaaaattaataaatatatatttaaaatatttttttagaaataattcTTTAACATGTTAttgttttcatatttttaaagactaatttattttttttatataatttcaaGGACTtgttactaatttattttttattttagctttagtgttgttttttattttttggttagaGTTATAATTTACTTGAAAGAGAAGTTTAAGTCTACAAAGAAATCTGTAGATACTTTTTATTTTACTTCACTTACATTAAGTAGAGTAGGATATAGGAATATTATTCCTCGTTCTACATGGATTAAAATAGGAACTAGTCTTGTATCTGTTACCTTTTGcatctaatattatttaaagcTTCATACAATACTTTCTTAAAAACTTAGAACTATGCATCATTACAATATTTGCACCATGCATATCAAATGGGTGGATAGTTGAGAATAAGTTAATCCAAAAAGTAAAAGTTTGTTCAATCGTTATTGTCTTCTTAGTCATTGGTAGTGGAATCATTATGGCCTATTTCTTAGAGAATACAAGTGTTCTTGGTAGTTTTTATTTGGCTGTAATTTTCATGATAACCGTAGGTTACGGTAGTTACTCATTTAATACGGTTGTAGAAGGTGtatttcagcaatttagattGCATTCAGTGTTGTTACATATAGTTATGTAACTTCACACTTAACTAGTCTTGTTCTTTTTCATTGAATCGtattttgtaaattatttttattattgactatattgcaaaaaatataatttgaaaagaGTGATgagtatattttatatatttataaaattttattttgttaaaaaattactttttgtaGATTTTAGGGCAAATAATTTTTTACCAaagtaaaatattataaatttttaaaatatccactcttttcaaattatattttttgcactatagtcaataataaaaataatttacaagATACAAGTCAAACAAGACGGATAAGTCTTGTTAGATTTGAAGTTATATAACTATATGTATCAACCATTAAATGCAATCTAAATAGTTGAAATACACCTTCCTACAACCGTACTAAATGAGTAATCACCGTAACCTACGGTTGTTATGGAAATTATAGCCAAATAAAAACTATCAAAAACACTTATATCCTCTAGAAAATAGGTCATAATTGTTTCGCTATCAATAACTAAGAAGGCAATAACAACGGTTGAAcaaatttttactttttggacTAACTTATTCTCAACTATCTACCTATTTGGTATGCATGCTGTAAATGTTGTAATGATGCATGATTCTAACTTTAGAAGAAGGTATTGTATGAAGTTTTGAAGAATATTATATGCAAAAAGTAACAAAGAGATACAAAAAATAGTTCCTATTTTAATCCATGTAGAACGAAGACTAATATTCTTATATCCTACTGTACTTAATGTAACTGAGGTAAAATAAAAAGCATCTacaaatttttttgtaaatttaaccTTAAACTTCTCTTTCAAGTAAATTATAATcccaaccaaaaaataaaaaaaaaagacacaataaagttaatatagaaaataaaatagtaggatgtccctgaaattgaataaataattagtaaatatgtaaacaataataaaagagttatatttaaaaaatattttaattacatgtttattaatttttttatttcaaataatttttttaataaaataattacaaaattagaattgatttctttaattattctaaatatctttttaatattttttttaattttgaataaaaaattataattaaaaatatcttttaatataaaaaaatttaatataatgatTCATACTcaataaataattttgaatttttatttttaagatttttaaataatGTATGACCAAactaattaacttaaaatataaaatagtaataatattaaataaaaatattacttaaaagaaaaaaattttcaaaatcatagccAAAATACAATGTATGATAACAGAAAATGAACACACACCTGCAGAAAAGGTAGGACAACCGACATAAGATGTATGATGGTGGATTTTTACCATTAGCTTCCGTCTATTCAGTTGTTTCAGGATCTTTATTACTGGCTGTTAAGGAATGATCGGTGGTGATGAGGGGGTTGAGGGTGCTGGAGTTGGCGGTGTCGGATACAATTTGTAAGGACCGATTGGGGGCGACGAGAGGGGGAGGGTGCCGGGGGTTGGGGTGTCGGATCGCGCTGGTAAGGATCGACTGCGGACAACGAGGGTGGTGGACTGACTGGAGGCGATGAGGGAGCTGGGGTTGGCAGTGTCGGATCCCGCTGGTGGCGGTGAAGGTGCTGGCGTTGGCGATGTCTGATACCACTGGTAAGGATGCTAGATTGATTGGCGGCGACGAGGGTGCTGGGGTTGGCGGTGACGGATCCTGCTGGTAAGGACTGCCTGGTGGCGACGAGGGGAATGAGGGTGCTGGGGTTAGCTGTGTCGGATACCACTGGTAAGGATCGATTGCGGGCGACGAGGGGGTGAGGGTGCTGGAATGACGGGTGGCGACAAGGTGGGTGAGGGTGCTGGGGTTGGTGGTGTTGGGGGTGGCCGGGGCGGTGGGGTTGATGACTATGTTGGAGAGGTTGAATCATCCCCACGGCCGCCGCTTCCAGCAGCCTCCAGCACCGTCGCCTCTGCCGTCATTTCCGTCGCTAAAACCATCTTCGCTGTTATCGTCGCCGACGGCATCACCACCGTCAAAGCCACGTCCACCCTATCACCACCACCACACCGCCCCTGCCACTCAGGCCACTACCATCGCTAAACATCGCCAACCCCAGCACCTTCATCCTCTCGTCGCCACCCGTCAGTCCAGCATCTTCATCCCTCTCGTCACCCGCAATCGATCCTTACCAGTGGTATTCGACGCCGTCAACCCCAGCTtgggatgtcaatggggcagggcgggggcgggggcgggggatgtCTCCCTGCTCCTCATCCCCGCCCCATTCCCCATCTACATAATAgttataactaattattaatttccatatgaatagagctACAAGTATTTATCTTATGCAAAAAGTCTAAATGACACGATGGTGACTTCTTTTGAAATAACGCAATGGGGGGACGCAACGACGAGTCAAAGGAAAAAGCAGTGGACGAGGTGGGAGACGCGgcaacagagaggagaatggaTACGACGGCAGAGATACGAAACGGAACACCGCAAATAAAAATTACGATGCGGTAAGGATgatggcacggtgaggtgtgacgatgcggtgCGAAGGGGTGACGAGGGGATGGCCGCAGAGAGGtttggatggagtatggacagcCTTAGGGATCTCTGAATTGTAGAGgggttatgcaaataaagattaggagttttgggtttctatatgtgtgtgtgagaaaCGACTAAGAAAGATATATGAGAAAT
This window contains:
- the LOC112756364 gene encoding uncharacterized protein isoform X2, translated to MIGLRVGPMEDSQEIEEQVQEEVISDNGTEKKQETRDEMLSQHRPVCSLCLKIIPTRSKKESKNVVSCSGSSKVNAVLEFVLELQICGGDFICVLDPQWIYWHYSKRNLLLIATVTMMVFLNIKQH
- the LOC112756364 gene encoding uncharacterized protein isoform X3: MEDSQEIEEQVQEEVISDNGTEKKQETRDEMLSQHRPVCSLCLKIIPTRSKKESKNVVSCSGSSKVNAVLEFVLELQICGGDFICVLDPQWIYWHYSKRNLLLIATVTMMVFLNIKQH